A genomic stretch from Burkholderia pyrrocinia includes:
- the flgM gene encoding flagellar biosynthesis anti-sigma factor FlgM: MKIDSTPKPSPLAPSGSGAARAQSGAAQSSAQAADAGSTGGDATVNLSGLSGQLRSASASGNADIDTGLVQSIKEALNNGTLTIDANKIADGVLNTARELLQQQRPQGS, encoded by the coding sequence GTGAAGATCGATTCCACTCCGAAACCGAGCCCCCTCGCGCCGTCCGGCAGCGGCGCGGCCCGTGCACAATCCGGCGCGGCCCAGTCGTCCGCGCAGGCGGCCGACGCAGGATCGACCGGCGGCGACGCGACCGTGAACCTGTCGGGTCTGTCCGGCCAGTTGCGCTCGGCATCCGCGTCCGGCAACGCCGATATCGACACGGGCCTGGTCCAGTCGATCAAGGAAGCGCTGAACAACGGCACGCTGACGATCGACGCGAACAAGATTGCCGACGGCGTATTGAACACCGCCCGCGAACTGCTGCAACAGCAGCGCCCGCAGGGCAGCTGA
- a CDS encoding flagella synthesis protein FlgN — MREELLATVNDEHATVEAFASLLAYEEKALTTAEPLEMLPGIVEKKSELIDRLAQLERTRDTQLSALGFASGKKGMDQAAERDARLAGRWQLLQQAAERARRANANNGMLIRIRMDYNERALAVLRSAPAPAGVYGPDGRVSALTR, encoded by the coding sequence ATGAGAGAAGAGCTGCTGGCCACGGTCAACGACGAACACGCGACGGTCGAGGCGTTCGCGTCCCTGCTCGCCTACGAGGAAAAAGCGCTGACGACGGCGGAGCCGCTCGAGATGCTGCCCGGGATCGTCGAGAAGAAGAGCGAGCTGATCGACCGGCTCGCGCAGCTCGAACGCACGCGCGACACGCAGCTGTCCGCGCTCGGCTTTGCATCGGGCAAGAAAGGGATGGACCAGGCCGCCGAGCGCGATGCTCGCCTCGCCGGCCGCTGGCAGTTGCTGCAGCAGGCCGCCGAACGCGCGCGCCGGGCCAACGCGAACAACGGGATGCTGATCCGGATCCGGATGGACTACAACGAGCGCGCGCTCGCGGTGCTGCGCTCGGCGCCCGCACCGGCCGGCGTCTACGGCCCCGACGGGCGCGTGTCGGCGCTGACGCGCTGA
- a CDS encoding M24 family metallopeptidase, with translation MIDRLKYSFSGLPPYDASVADTQAGLSRLLDAARLDAVVVTSQDEYVTEYLPRSNNPRYALSGFDGSAGCGIFLSAETARALGVPPFVLFVDGRYHLQAEQQCDPARVRIEKLGMNLTIWQAMADWLVAHASRLARVGYDGLRISVAQRDRLLEQTQAAVLDWTSLADREIDRAIALPGWVVERPIFELPESMTGLSVAQNLDTLNRKLAAHTGAADGKAAFFTCASDDLAYLLNSRGYHIPNASSHLGFLFAVGGEVALFLPEGCDRCEVALESYPALHVIRRDVAALERFLAQFAVDHVCYGFESVNCALVDAVSRVWPHARHADFNPVEAMRAAKTPAVLDRFRDAFARSSAAIAETMRWAKTGEPGARHTEYDLARTINDAYGARSAVALTFPSIAANGANSAFAHYTAASADVELTEGELVLLDSGAYYEAGFATDCTRVVLRRTRADTVAQPWQREIYTVALKACIKGLVTRFPASATGGDVDALVRQVCRDHGHDYGHGTGHGVGIHVHEGGVRFAPGAKYGLVPNAVISLEPGIYVPGKGGVRIENIVIIRPDEAQPDTVTFENIVTVGYDWDLIDLDLLDDDERAYLCDYERLCVERGTQVTACPLL, from the coding sequence ATGATCGATCGACTGAAATACAGCTTCTCCGGCCTTCCCCCCTACGACGCGTCCGTCGCCGACACGCAGGCCGGCCTGTCGCGCCTGCTCGACGCCGCGCGGCTCGACGCGGTGGTGGTCACGTCGCAGGACGAATACGTCACCGAGTACCTGCCGCGCAGCAATAACCCGCGCTACGCGCTGTCGGGCTTCGACGGCTCGGCCGGCTGCGGGATCTTCCTGAGCGCGGAGACCGCGCGGGCGCTCGGCGTGCCGCCGTTCGTGCTGTTCGTCGACGGCCGTTATCACCTGCAGGCCGAGCAGCAGTGCGATCCGGCGCGCGTGCGCATCGAGAAGCTCGGGATGAACCTGACGATCTGGCAGGCGATGGCCGACTGGCTGGTCGCGCATGCGAGCCGGCTCGCGCGGGTCGGCTACGACGGGCTGCGGATCAGCGTCGCGCAGCGCGACCGGTTGCTCGAGCAGACGCAGGCCGCGGTGCTCGACTGGACGAGCCTCGCCGATCGCGAGATCGACCGCGCGATCGCGCTGCCGGGCTGGGTCGTCGAGCGGCCGATCTTCGAGCTGCCGGAATCGATGACGGGCCTGAGCGTCGCGCAGAACCTCGACACGCTGAACCGCAAGCTCGCCGCGCATACCGGCGCGGCCGACGGCAAGGCCGCGTTCTTCACCTGCGCGTCGGACGATCTCGCGTATTTGCTGAACAGCCGCGGCTATCACATCCCGAATGCGTCGTCGCATCTCGGCTTCCTGTTCGCGGTCGGCGGGGAGGTCGCGCTGTTCCTGCCGGAAGGCTGCGACCGCTGCGAAGTCGCGCTCGAGTCGTATCCGGCGCTGCACGTGATCCGGCGCGACGTCGCGGCGCTCGAGCGCTTTCTCGCGCAGTTCGCGGTCGATCACGTGTGCTACGGCTTCGAATCGGTGAACTGCGCGCTCGTCGATGCGGTGAGCCGCGTGTGGCCGCACGCGCGGCATGCCGACTTCAATCCGGTCGAGGCGATGCGGGCCGCTAAGACGCCGGCGGTGCTCGACCGGTTCCGCGACGCGTTCGCGCGCAGCTCCGCGGCGATCGCCGAGACGATGCGCTGGGCGAAGACCGGCGAGCCGGGCGCACGCCACACCGAATACGACCTGGCGCGCACGATCAACGACGCGTACGGCGCGCGCTCGGCGGTCGCACTGACGTTTCCGTCGATCGCGGCGAACGGCGCGAACAGCGCGTTCGCGCACTACACGGCGGCGAGCGCCGACGTCGAGCTGACGGAAGGCGAACTCGTGCTGCTCGACAGCGGTGCGTACTACGAAGCCGGCTTCGCGACGGACTGCACGCGCGTCGTGCTGCGCCGCACGCGCGCGGATACGGTCGCGCAGCCGTGGCAGCGCGAGATCTACACGGTCGCGCTGAAGGCCTGCATCAAGGGGCTCGTCACGCGCTTCCCGGCCTCGGCGACGGGCGGCGACGTCGATGCGCTCGTGCGGCAGGTGTGCCGCGATCACGGCCACGATTACGGCCACGGCACCGGGCACGGCGTCGGGATCCACGTGCACGAAGGCGGCGTGCGTTTCGCGCCGGGCGCGAAATACGGGCTGGTGCCGAATGCGGTGATTTCGCTCGAGCCGGGCATCTACGTGCCGGGCAAGGGCGGCGTGCGGATCGAGAACATCGTGATCATCCGGCCGGACGAAGCGCAGCCGGATACGGTGACGTTCGAGAACATCGTGACGGTCGGCTACGACTGGGACCTGATCGATCTCGACCTGCTGGACGACGACGAGCGCGCGTACCTGTGCGACTACGAGCGGCTGTGCGTGGAGCGCGGCACGCAGGTCACCGCGTGTCCGCTGTTGTAA
- a CDS encoding helix-turn-helix domain-containing protein: MDSDIMRIGQRIRRLRREAKKTLLEVATEAKLSVGFLSQVERHLTGISLSSLVNVAKALGVPLGALIDQPRQAQPDSHEGSRKPYAVDSASQWYERLSTTFDGSQINAVKVQMMEGYRSEWVSHGGDEFVYVLTGRICYTVGKKDYPLAPGDSLHFDARKRHRVANVGDGPAELIVVGTLPLFDDSCAEFVSATMEIRQPEPGVRIAPGEPRASRREPAPKRGRDADPARPAGAAEKKAAAKPRASVGKRPATATPARKAAARKKP; encoded by the coding sequence ATGGATTCAGACATCATGCGTATCGGCCAGCGCATTCGCCGCCTGCGCCGGGAAGCGAAGAAGACGCTGCTGGAAGTCGCGACCGAAGCGAAGCTGTCGGTCGGGTTCCTGTCGCAGGTCGAGCGCCATCTCACGGGCATCTCGCTGTCGTCGCTCGTCAATGTCGCGAAGGCGCTGGGCGTGCCGCTCGGCGCGCTGATCGACCAGCCGCGCCAGGCGCAGCCCGATTCGCACGAAGGCAGCCGCAAGCCGTACGCGGTCGACAGCGCGTCGCAGTGGTACGAACGGCTGTCCACCACGTTCGACGGCAGCCAGATCAACGCGGTCAAGGTGCAGATGATGGAAGGCTACCGCTCGGAATGGGTGTCGCACGGCGGCGACGAATTCGTCTACGTGCTGACCGGCCGCATCTGCTATACGGTAGGCAAGAAGGATTACCCGCTGGCGCCCGGCGACTCGCTGCACTTCGACGCGCGCAAGCGGCATCGCGTCGCCAACGTGGGCGACGGGCCCGCCGAACTGATCGTGGTCGGCACGCTGCCGCTGTTCGACGACAGTTGCGCCGAATTCGTGTCCGCGACGATGGAAATCAGGCAGCCCGAGCCCGGCGTGCGCATTGCGCCGGGCGAGCCGCGCGCGAGCCGCCGCGAACCGGCGCCGAAACGCGGCCGCGACGCCGATCCGGCACGGCCGGCCGGCGCGGCGGAAAAGAAGGCTGCGGCCAAGCCGCGCGCATCGGTCGGCAAACGTCCGGCGACCGCAACCCCGGCGCGCAAGGCAGCCGCGCGCAAGAAGCCGTAA
- a CDS encoding multifunctional CCA addition/repair protein: MNIYAVGGAIRDELLGVPVQDRDYVVVGATPEQMAAQGFRPVGKDFPVFLHPHTQEEYALARTERKTAAGYHGFQFHYAPDVTLDEDLARRDLTINAMAREVSPEGALVGPVIDPFDGQADLRARVFRHVSDAFVEDPVRILRIARFAARFADFTVADETLALMRRMVDAGEADALVPERVWQEIARGLMEAKPSRMFAVLRDCGALARVLPEVDALWGVPQRADYHPEVDTGVHVMMVVDYAAKQGYSLPVRFAALTHDLGKATTPADVLPRHVGHEGRSVDLLKPLCERLRVPNDCRDLALVVAREHGNLHRVMEMGAAALVRLFERSDALRKPARFAEMLQACESDARGRLGLDAQPYPQAERLRVALAAARSVDAGAIARGIGNEAEKIKDAVHRARIQAVAQALAIGE; the protein is encoded by the coding sequence ATGAACATCTACGCAGTAGGCGGTGCGATCCGCGACGAATTGCTCGGCGTGCCCGTGCAGGACCGCGACTACGTGGTGGTGGGCGCGACGCCCGAGCAGATGGCCGCGCAGGGCTTCCGGCCGGTCGGCAAGGATTTTCCGGTGTTCCTGCATCCGCACACGCAGGAGGAATACGCGCTGGCGCGCACCGAGCGCAAGACGGCGGCCGGCTATCACGGCTTCCAGTTCCATTACGCGCCGGACGTGACGCTCGACGAGGATCTCGCGCGGCGCGACCTGACGATCAACGCGATGGCGCGCGAGGTGAGCCCGGAGGGCGCGCTGGTCGGGCCCGTGATCGACCCGTTCGACGGGCAGGCCGACCTGCGCGCGCGCGTGTTCCGGCACGTGAGCGACGCGTTCGTCGAGGATCCGGTGCGGATCCTGCGGATTGCGCGCTTCGCCGCGCGGTTCGCGGATTTCACGGTCGCCGACGAAACGCTCGCGCTGATGCGGCGGATGGTCGACGCAGGCGAGGCCGACGCGCTGGTGCCCGAGCGCGTGTGGCAGGAAATCGCGCGCGGGCTGATGGAGGCGAAGCCGTCGCGGATGTTCGCGGTGCTGCGCGACTGCGGCGCGCTCGCGCGCGTCCTGCCCGAGGTCGATGCGCTGTGGGGCGTGCCGCAGCGCGCCGACTATCACCCGGAAGTCGATACGGGCGTGCACGTGATGATGGTCGTCGACTACGCGGCGAAGCAGGGCTATTCGCTGCCGGTGCGCTTCGCGGCGCTCACGCACGATCTCGGCAAGGCGACGACGCCGGCGGACGTGCTGCCGCGCCACGTCGGCCACGAGGGCCGCAGCGTCGACCTGCTCAAGCCGTTGTGCGAGCGGCTGCGCGTGCCGAACGATTGCCGCGATCTGGCGCTCGTGGTCGCACGCGAGCACGGCAACCTGCATCGCGTGATGGAGATGGGCGCGGCCGCGCTGGTACGGCTGTTCGAGCGCAGCGACGCGCTGCGCAAGCCGGCGCGTTTCGCCGAGATGCTGCAGGCCTGCGAATCGGATGCGCGCGGGCGGCTCGGGCTCGACGCGCAGCCTTATCCGCAGGCCGAGCGGCTGCGCGTGGCGCTCGCGGCCGCGCGCAGCGTCGATGCCGGCGCGATCGCGCGCGGCATCGGCAACGAGGCGGAGAAGATCAAGGATGCCGTGCATCGCGCGCGGATCCAGGCCGTCGCGCAGGCGCTCGCGATCGGCGAATAA
- a CDS encoding glutathione S-transferase family protein: MKLVIGDKNYSSWSMRPWLLLVHFGIPFDEIAVELRRDDTAARILEYSPSGKVPCLVDDHGVAIWDSLAIAETLAERYPQFPMWPADPLERAHARCIAAEMHSGFAALRTQMGMNVRASMPGRGATPDALADVARIDALWSACLEASGGPFLFGEFGIADAMYAPVVMRFNTYEPGLSPDAAGYAARVTALPAVQRWIDAARRETNVIAEYEPQP, from the coding sequence ATGAAACTCGTCATTGGAGACAAGAACTACTCGTCGTGGTCGATGCGCCCGTGGCTGCTGCTCGTGCATTTCGGCATCCCGTTCGACGAGATCGCGGTCGAGTTGCGCCGCGACGACACGGCCGCGCGCATCCTCGAGTATTCGCCGTCCGGCAAGGTGCCGTGCCTGGTCGACGACCACGGCGTCGCGATCTGGGATTCGCTCGCGATCGCCGAGACGCTCGCCGAGCGCTATCCGCAGTTCCCGATGTGGCCGGCCGATCCGCTCGAACGCGCGCATGCACGCTGCATCGCGGCCGAGATGCATTCGGGCTTCGCGGCGCTGCGCACGCAGATGGGCATGAACGTGCGCGCGTCGATGCCGGGGCGCGGCGCGACGCCCGACGCGCTCGCCGATGTCGCGCGCATCGACGCGCTGTGGAGCGCGTGCCTCGAGGCGTCGGGCGGGCCGTTCCTGTTCGGCGAGTTCGGGATCGCCGATGCGATGTATGCGCCCGTCGTGATGCGCTTCAACACGTACGAGCCGGGCCTGTCGCCGGACGCGGCCGGCTACGCGGCGCGCGTGACGGCGCTGCCGGCGGTGCAGCGGTGGATCGACGCGGCGCGCCGCGAGACCAACGTGATCGCCGAATACGAGCCGCAGCCATGA
- a CDS encoding complex I NDUFA9 subunit family protein, with the protein MDRQTVALLGGTGFIGSRLVNALIDAGKQVRIGTRRRDHARHLQMLPVEIVELEALDTRTLARFVAGAHAAINLVGVLHGGRGTPYGPGFERAHVALPAALASACTEVGVRRLLHMSALGADSHGASMYQRSKGDGEAALHAIAATDSLELTIFRPSVVFGPGDSFLNTFANLQRTVPVLPLAMPDARFQPVFVGDVVRAFVNTLDLAAAHGKTYELGGPTVYTLEQLVRYCGTLVGRQARIVRLPDALARLQASVFECLPGEPVLTRDNLASMSVPNVLSGPLAPELGISPASLESIAPAYLGKAAERSRFDWFRSRR; encoded by the coding sequence ATGGATCGTCAGACCGTCGCGCTGCTGGGCGGCACCGGCTTCATCGGCAGCCGGCTCGTCAATGCGCTGATCGACGCCGGCAAGCAGGTACGGATCGGCACGCGGCGGCGCGACCACGCGCGCCATCTGCAGATGCTGCCGGTCGAGATCGTCGAGCTCGAAGCGCTCGACACGCGCACGCTCGCGCGCTTCGTCGCCGGCGCGCACGCGGCGATCAATCTGGTCGGCGTGCTGCACGGCGGCCGCGGCACGCCGTACGGGCCCGGTTTCGAGCGCGCGCACGTCGCGCTGCCGGCCGCGCTCGCGAGCGCGTGCACCGAGGTCGGCGTGCGGCGCCTGCTGCACATGAGCGCGCTCGGCGCCGATTCGCACGGCGCGAGCATGTACCAGCGCTCGAAGGGCGACGGCGAAGCGGCGCTGCATGCGATCGCGGCGACCGATTCGCTCGAGCTGACGATCTTCCGCCCGTCGGTCGTGTTCGGCCCCGGCGACTCATTCCTCAATACGTTCGCGAACCTGCAGCGCACGGTGCCCGTGCTGCCGCTCGCGATGCCCGACGCGCGCTTCCAGCCGGTGTTCGTCGGCGATGTCGTGCGCGCGTTCGTCAACACGCTCGATCTCGCGGCCGCGCACGGCAAGACCTACGAGCTCGGCGGCCCGACCGTCTATACGCTCGAGCAGCTGGTGCGCTATTGCGGCACGCTGGTCGGCCGGCAGGCACGCATCGTGCGGCTGCCCGACGCGCTCGCGCGGCTGCAGGCAAGCGTGTTCGAGTGCCTGCCCGGCGAACCGGTACTCACGCGCGACAATCTCGCGTCGATGTCGGTGCCGAACGTGCTGTCGGGGCCGCTCGCGCCGGAACTCGGGATCTCGCCCGCGAGTCTCGAAAGCATTGCGCCCGCGTATCTCGGCAAGGCCGCGGAGCGGTCGCGGTTCGACTGGTTCCGCTCGCGCCGCTAG
- a CDS encoding lytic transglycosylase domain-containing protein: protein MSNSLFRVYRAVALTLSAAALVAGTAACAAPGDDTVAGDDQIFVQLREAARRNDAAKAAQLASMIPNYPVPSYVEYFQIKPQLFDSTGRARVDAPDAPVQSFLQRYDGQAIADRLRNDYLLVLGARHDWRSFDDQYKRFVLDDDTQVRCYALESRAARGENVADAARALLVEPKNYGDACVDLITALTVNQQFTSDDVWQQARLAYEQNYTTLGGKIVDALGPRPVAFDQATSAPPLFLARGVGPDATSHQLALIALGRMARNDPDAAAGMLTSVAGSLTKQEQAIAWGAIGYQGAIKRSPLASVWYAKSANAPLSNPGYEWRTRAALLAGNWPMVRWSIEQMPPSLRSDPAWIYWHARALKQSGDTLQANQEFEQVAGQFNFYGQLAGEELGQRTTVPPRTKVSDAEIDAMGKIPGFALAQRFYALNLRLEGNREWNWPLRGMTDRQLLAAAEYGKRVELLDRTVNTADRTKAEHDFTLRYPSPYRNIVERYAQSTGLDIEWAYGLIRQESRFITSARSSVGAGGLMQLMPATAQLVAKKLGMGTITRAQMHDIDTNIQLGTWYLADIYNNFDSSPVLATAGYNAGPGRPRQWRQVLTQPVEGAIFAETIPFNETRDYVKNVLSNTVYYAALFEGKPQSLKKRLGMISP, encoded by the coding sequence ATGTCGAACAGCCTTTTCCGAGTATATCGCGCGGTCGCGCTGACGCTTTCGGCGGCCGCGCTGGTCGCGGGCACGGCCGCGTGCGCCGCGCCGGGCGACGACACGGTCGCCGGGGATGACCAGATCTTCGTGCAGCTTCGCGAAGCCGCACGCCGCAACGACGCCGCGAAAGCCGCGCAGCTTGCGTCGATGATCCCGAACTATCCGGTCCCGTCCTACGTCGAGTATTTCCAGATCAAGCCGCAGCTGTTCGATTCGACGGGCCGTGCGCGCGTCGACGCGCCGGACGCGCCGGTGCAGTCGTTCCTGCAGCGCTACGACGGCCAGGCGATCGCCGACCGCCTGCGCAACGACTACCTGCTCGTGCTCGGCGCGCGCCACGACTGGCGCAGCTTCGACGATCAATACAAGCGCTTCGTGCTCGACGACGACACGCAGGTCAGGTGCTACGCGCTCGAATCGCGCGCGGCGCGCGGCGAGAACGTCGCCGATGCGGCGCGCGCGCTGCTCGTCGAGCCGAAGAATTACGGCGACGCTTGCGTCGACCTGATCACCGCGCTCACGGTCAACCAGCAGTTCACGAGCGACGACGTGTGGCAGCAGGCGCGCCTCGCGTACGAGCAGAACTACACGACGCTCGGCGGCAAGATCGTCGACGCGCTCGGCCCGCGCCCGGTCGCCTTCGACCAGGCGACGAGCGCGCCGCCGCTGTTCCTCGCGCGCGGCGTCGGCCCCGACGCGACGTCGCACCAGCTCGCGCTGATCGCGCTCGGCCGCATGGCGCGCAACGATCCGGACGCGGCCGCCGGGATGCTGACGTCGGTCGCCGGCTCGCTCACGAAACAGGAGCAGGCGATCGCATGGGGCGCGATCGGTTACCAGGGCGCGATCAAGCGCTCGCCGCTCGCGTCGGTCTGGTACGCGAAATCCGCGAACGCGCCGCTGTCGAACCCGGGCTACGAATGGCGCACGCGCGCCGCGCTGCTCGCCGGCAACTGGCCGATGGTGCGCTGGTCGATCGAGCAGATGCCGCCGTCGCTGCGCAGCGATCCGGCGTGGATCTACTGGCATGCGCGCGCGCTCAAGCAGAGCGGCGACACGCTGCAGGCGAACCAGGAATTCGAGCAGGTCGCGGGCCAGTTCAACTTCTACGGGCAGCTCGCCGGCGAAGAGCTCGGCCAGCGCACGACGGTCCCGCCGCGCACGAAGGTGAGCGACGCCGAGATCGACGCGATGGGCAAGATTCCGGGCTTCGCGCTCGCACAGCGCTTCTACGCGCTGAACCTGCGCCTCGAAGGCAACCGCGAATGGAACTGGCCGCTGCGCGGGATGACCGATCGCCAGCTGCTCGCGGCCGCCGAGTACGGCAAGCGCGTCGAGCTGCTCGACCGCACGGTCAACACGGCCGACCGCACGAAGGCCGAGCACGACTTCACGCTGCGCTACCCGTCGCCGTACCGCAACATCGTCGAGCGCTATGCGCAATCGACGGGCCTCGACATCGAGTGGGCGTACGGGCTGATCCGCCAGGAGTCGCGCTTCATCACGAGCGCGCGTTCGTCGGTGGGTGCGGGCGGCCTGATGCAGCTGATGCCGGCCACCGCCCAGCTCGTCGCGAAGAAGCTCGGCATGGGCACGATCACGCGCGCACAGATGCACGACATCGATACCAACATCCAGCTCGGCACCTGGTATCTGGCGGACATCTACAACAACTTCGACAGCTCGCCGGTGCTGGCCACCGCCGGCTACAACGCGGGCCCGGGCCGGCCGCGCCAGTGGCGCCAGGTGTTGACGCAGCCGGTCGAAGGCGCGATCTTCGCGGAGACGATTCCGTTCAACGAGACGCGCGACTACGTGAAGAACGTGCTGTCGAATACCGTCTACTACGCGGCGCTCTTCGAGGGCAAACCGCAGTCGTTGAAGAAACGTCTAGGCATGATCTCGCCCTGA
- a CDS encoding 5-formyltetrahydrofolate cyclo-ligase, translated as MEHELSESIARHPVPNPKAALRKTLSGARRDAASQPAANAALDARLRTLLDRLAPRTVGFYWPLPGEFDARDAVLSWCAAGAGRRAALPVIGERHTPLAFHAWDAHTPMREGHHRIPEPAAGIVVVPDLLLIPCVGFDPQRYRLGYGGGYYDRTLAAWPGDTLPVTVGIAYEACRVDALPAEAHDLALRWIVTDGALYPAAG; from the coding sequence ATGGAGCACGAATTGAGCGAAAGCATAGCACGCCACCCTGTGCCGAACCCGAAGGCTGCACTGCGCAAAACGCTGTCCGGCGCACGTCGCGACGCCGCGTCGCAGCCCGCCGCGAACGCCGCGCTCGACGCGCGGCTGCGCACGCTGCTCGACCGGCTCGCGCCGCGCACGGTCGGGTTCTACTGGCCGCTGCCGGGCGAATTCGATGCGCGCGATGCGGTGCTCTCATGGTGTGCGGCAGGCGCCGGCCGGCGCGCCGCGCTGCCCGTGATCGGCGAGCGGCACACGCCGCTCGCGTTCCATGCGTGGGACGCACACACGCCGATGCGCGAGGGTCATCACCGGATTCCGGAACCGGCGGCGGGAATCGTCGTCGTGCCCGACCTGCTGCTGATTCCCTGCGTGGGATTCGATCCGCAGCGCTACCGGCTCGGCTACGGCGGCGGCTACTACGATCGCACGCTCGCCGCGTGGCCGGGCGACACGCTGCCGGTGACGGTCGGCATCGCGTATGAAGCGTGCCGCGTCGACGCGCTGCCGGCCGAAGCGCACGATCTCGCGCTGCGCTGGATCGTGACCGACGGCGCGCTCTATCCGGCCGCCGGATGA
- a CDS encoding winged helix DNA-binding protein, whose product MKRSPTKIVSSEHLVSDSSAELSELEYGLIMAGNAFNRWMVRCMSAAGAKDMTAVEVSLLHHVSHRERKKKLADICFVLNIEDTHVATYALKKLIARGYVKSEKNGKEVFFFATDAGRDLCLKYREVREHCLIETLKDSGLTNEQIGDAAQLLRHASGLYDTAARAAASL is encoded by the coding sequence ATGAAGCGTTCTCCGACCAAGATCGTGTCATCCGAACACCTCGTTTCCGATTCGAGCGCGGAGCTGTCGGAGCTCGAATACGGGCTCATCATGGCCGGCAACGCGTTCAACCGCTGGATGGTGCGCTGCATGTCGGCGGCCGGCGCGAAGGACATGACGGCGGTCGAGGTGTCGCTGCTGCATCACGTGAGCCATCGCGAACGCAAGAAGAAGCTCGCCGACATCTGCTTCGTGCTCAATATCGAGGATACGCACGTCGCGACCTATGCGCTGAAAAAACTGATCGCGCGCGGCTACGTGAAGAGCGAGAAAAACGGCAAGGAAGTGTTCTTCTTCGCGACCGACGCGGGCCGCGACCTGTGCCTGAAGTATCGCGAGGTGCGCGAGCACTGCCTGATCGAGACGCTGAAGGACAGCGGGCTCACCAACGAGCAGATCGGCGACGCGGCGCAGTTGCTGCGCCACGCATCGGGCCTGTACGACACGGCCGCGCGCGCGGCGGCGTCGTTGTAA
- the pxpB gene encoding 5-oxoprolinase subunit PxpB, producing the protein MTQPRFYPLGDAALVCEVPPPATLDCQRRVWAVAEAARAWPDVIDVVPGMNNLTIVFDPLAATAESLTPALRDAWETADVEHADGRDVEIPVEYGGAAGPDLAAVAAHTGLSADEVVARHAAGEYVVFFIGFQPGFAYLGGLDASLHTPRRAAPRLEVPAGSVGIGGAQTGIYPATSPGGWQLIGRTSQVLFDPARPQPTLLLPGDRVRFTIAGVDAR; encoded by the coding sequence ATGACGCAACCCCGCTTTTATCCGCTCGGCGATGCCGCCCTCGTCTGCGAGGTGCCGCCGCCCGCCACGCTCGATTGCCAGCGCCGCGTCTGGGCCGTTGCCGAGGCCGCGCGCGCGTGGCCCGACGTGATCGACGTCGTGCCGGGCATGAACAACCTGACCATCGTGTTCGACCCGCTCGCCGCGACGGCCGAGTCGCTCACGCCGGCGCTGCGCGACGCGTGGGAGACCGCCGACGTCGAGCACGCGGACGGTCGCGACGTCGAGATCCCGGTCGAATACGGCGGTGCCGCCGGCCCCGATCTGGCGGCCGTCGCCGCGCACACGGGCCTGTCGGCCGACGAGGTCGTCGCGCGCCACGCGGCCGGCGAATACGTCGTGTTCTTCATCGGCTTCCAGCCGGGTTTCGCGTATCTCGGCGGCCTCGACGCGTCGCTGCATACGCCACGCCGCGCGGCGCCGCGCCTCGAGGTGCCGGCCGGCTCGGTCGGCATCGGCGGCGCGCAGACGGGCATCTACCCGGCCACGTCGCCCGGCGGCTGGCAGTTGATCGGCCGCACGTCGCAGGTGCTGTTCGATCCGGCGCGGCCGCAGCCGACGCTGCTGCTGCCCGGCGACCGCGTGCGCTTCACCATTGCAGGAGTCGACGCACGATGA